One stretch of Bombus affinis isolate iyBomAffi1 chromosome 4, iyBomAffi1.2, whole genome shotgun sequence DNA includes these proteins:
- the LOC126915570 gene encoding nuclear speckle splicing regulatory protein 1 yields the protein MSNSKEEKQYGLILPKKQQRIAPKVNNVFGDNNDSDEEDGTDWVKKALQAEGEKNKIKRQVRLNMQKALKEDPTIFQYDEVYDDMERTKDQSKTAKNEKKKPRYIQNLLKAAERRKKEQEYRIERMVQKEREAEGEMYADKESFVTSAYRAKLEEFKKMEEEENKMDKLEAIADVKKQQDISGFYRHLYEQTVVQSSEESGVKNDTNDNKTNLDNNLEDINKEINVSVTNKDQVKNKEIKKNRQYRQRKIEEDSDTDTEIQQKMENKVRTPVPEKRKNVERESERIEEPDVKKQKQQTENAKLEKCCNETKIENPINSKDVEKILENSKNDETEKISISAKEKIEAEKRERSKIWEKRTVGPVYEAALQRYYARKSMRLSVV from the exons ATGTCTAACAGTAAAGAAGAAAAACA GTATGGTTTAATTTTACCTAAAAAGCAACAACGTATTGCTCCGAAGGTAAACAACGTATTTGGCGATAATAATGATTCGGATGAGGAAGATGGTACAGATTGGGTTAAAAAGGCTCTTCAGGCAGAgggagaaaaaaataaaataaaaaggcaAGTAAGATTAAATATGCAAAAGGCTTTAAAGGAAGACCCAACAATATTTCAATATGATGAAGTATATGATGACATGGAAAGGACAAAAGATCAGTCCAAAACtgcaaaaaatgaaaaaaagaaaccaAGGTATATTCAAAATCTTTTAAAAGCTGCAGagcgaagaaaaaaagaacaggAATATAGAATAGAAAGAATGGTTCAGAAAGAACGCGAAGCAGAGGGAGAAATGTATGCAGACAAAGAAAGTTTTGTTACTTCTGCTTATAGAGCAAAATTAGAAGAATTTAAGAAAATGGAAGAAgaggaaaataaaatggataaaTTAGAAGCTATTGCAGATGTTAAAAAGCAACAAGATATTTCAGGATTTTATAGACATTTGTATGAACAGACTGTTGTTCAATCTTCAGAGGAATCTGGAGTTAAGAATGATACCAATGATAATAAAACTAATTTAGATAACAATTTAGAggatataaataaagaaataaatgtcAGTGTCACAAACAAAGACCaggtaaaaaataaagaaataaaaaagaatagacAATATAGGcaaagaaaaatagaagaagatagTGATACAGATACTGAAATTCAAcagaaaatggaaaataaagTAAGAACTCCTGTACCTGAAAAACGTAAAAATGTTGAAAGGgaatctgaaagaatagaagaacctgatgttaaaaaacaaaagCAACAAACTGAAAATGCTAAACTTGAAAAATGTTGTAATGAGACCAAAATAGAAAATCCCATAAATTCAAAGGATGTggaaaaaatattagaaaatagtAAAAATGATGAAACTGAAAAAATAAGTATTAGtgcaaaagaaaaaatagaagcagagaaaagagagagatcTAAGATTTGGGAAAAAAGAACAGTTGGGCCTGTATATGAAGCAGCATTGCAAAGATATTATGCTAGAAAATCTATGAGGTTATCAGTTGTATAA
- the LOC126915571 gene encoding serine/threonine-protein phosphatase PGAM5, mitochondrial-like translates to MPIRLNFKKWIGGFVAIGGAALFYPNENDHTQSSEKQSWLIPTSSWGKWDHNWDRRHSEWLANVAKLDNENDKNSRKKRSTTNDKQQLNVRHHIILIRHGQYNTNGKTDSDRILTTLGRQQAEATGKRLQELGLPYSMIIQSTIVRAKETAKIIKKYLNNITVKEDSVLSEGMPIAPDPPIDIWNSEVVVYEDGPRIEAAFRKYFHRPEPNQEKDSYVILVCHANVIRYFVCRALQFPPEGWLRLSLNHGSITWVSIRSNGRVTLRNLGDSGHMEPQLISSY, encoded by the exons atgcctatacgtttaaattttaaaaaatggaTCGGTGGATTTGTTGCGATAGGTGGTGCAGCCCTTTTTTATCCAAATGAAAACGATCATACTCAATCATCAGAAAAACAATCTTGGTTAATACCTACGTCATCCTGGGGCAAATGGGATCATAATTGGGATAG ACGACATTCAGAATGGCTAGCAAATGTAGCTAAATTAGACAATGAAAATGATAAAAACTCACGTAAAAAGAGATCTACTACAAACGACAAACAACAATTAAATGTTAGACATCACATAATTTTAATCCGTCATGGGCAATATAATACAAATGGTAAAACGGATTCAGATCGAATACTTACAACTCTTG GCAGACAACAGGCTGAAGCAACAGGAAAAAGATTACAGGAATTAGGATTACCATACTCCATGATTATACAGTCAACAATAGTCAGAGCTAAAGAAACtgctaaaattataaaaaaatatcttaacaatataacagttaaAGAAGATTCTGTTCTTAGTGAAGGTATGCCAATTGCACCTGACCCACCAATTGATATTTGGAACTCTGAAGTCGTT gTTTATGAAGATGGACCTAGAATAGAAGCTgcatttagaaaatattttcatcgtccAGAACCCAACCAGGAAAAGGATTCATATGTTATTCTTGTTTGCCATGCAAACGTTATTAGATATTTTGTATGCcg AGCATTGCAATTTCCACCTGAAGGTTGGTTGCGTTTAAGTTTAAATCATGGAAGTATTACATGGGTATCTATTCGATCCAATGGGAGAGTAACACTAAGAAATTTAGGCGATAGTGGACATATGGAGCCACAGCTTATTTCATCttattga
- the LOC126915572 gene encoding serine/threonine-protein phosphatase PGAM5, mitochondrial-like, which yields MPVRPSFKKWIIGFGALGGAMFFYPHDNDNNKLLHMDKSRISSSSWDYNWDRRDPKSLVKPMKTDNESNQNTYHKQLINKTAKATRHIILIRHGQYNVEAKTDADGTLTDLGRQQAEATGKRLHALGFPYTLLVHSSMTRAQETAKIIEKSFKNITVKCDSILNEGSPIQPEPPSSSWKPEVNYYRDGPRIEAAFRKYFHRADFSQKNDSYTILVCHANVIRYFVCRALQFPPKSWLRLSLNHASITWITIYPDGIVKLWVFGESGHMKPQLIS from the exons atGCCTGTACGTCCAAGTTTTAAAAAATGGATTATAGGATTTGGCGCATTAGGTGGTGCGATGTTCTTTTATCCacatgataatgataataataaattattgcaCATGGACAAATCTAGGATATCTTCTTCATCTTGGGATTATAACTGGGATAG GAGAGATCCAAAAAGTTTAGTGAAACCAATGAAAACAGACAATGAATCTAATCAAAATACATATCataaacaattaataaataaaacagcgAAAGCTACACGTCACATAATTTTAATTCGTCATGGACAATATAATGTGGAAGCTAAGACAGATGCAGATGGGACACTTACAGATCTTG GTAGGCAACAAGCTGAGGCAACAGGAAAACGACTGCATGCTTTGGGTTTTCCATATACTTTGCTCGTACATTCATCAATGACAAGGGCTCAAGAAACTgctaaaatcatagaaaaatcttttaaaaatataacgGTAAAGTGTGATTCAATTCTTAATGAGGGTTCACCAATTCAACCTGAACCTCCATCATCTAGCTGGAAACCTGAAGTAAAT TATTATAGAGATGGGCCTAGAATAGAAGCTGCATTTAGAAAGTATTTTCATCGTGCAGATTTCAGTCAGAAAAATGATTCATATACAATTCTTGTTTGTCATGCAAATGTTATTAGATATTTTGTATGCAG AGCATTGCAATTTCCACCCAAAAGTTGGTTGCGATTAAGCTTGAATCATGCTAGTATTACATGGATTACTATTTACCCTGATGGTATTGTAAAATTATGGGTGTTTGGTGAATCAGGACATATGAAACCACAACTTATTTCATAA